The genomic region CGCCCAACCGCTCCAGCGTCTCCAGGGCGCGCTCCAGGCTCGCCCGCCCCTGCGCGGCGGCGAGCGCCTTGTTGAGTTCGGGGAGGAACGAAAAGAGCGCCGCCAGCGCCTCGGGGGTGCCCAGGTCGTCGTTCATCGCCTCGGCGAAGGCGGCCTCGAGCCGGTCGATCGCCTCCTCCAGGGCAGCTAGCGTACCCTCGCGGGCGCGCTCCAGACCGGAGCGCAGGCTGCGGTAGGCTTCGAGCAAGCGGAAGTAGGCCCTGGCCGCCGCCTCGAGCCCGGCCTCGGTAAGGTCGAGGACGCTGCGGTAGTGGCTTTGCAGCAGGTAGAGGCGCACCACCATGGGCTCGTGCCGCTCGAGCAGTTCGCGCAGGGTGATGAAGTTGCCCGTACTCTTGGCCATCTTCTCACCGTTCAGCAGCACGTGGTTGTGGTGCATCCAGTAGCGGGCGAAGGCGTGGCCCGCCGCTTCGGCCTGGGCGATCTCGCACTCGTGGTGGGGGAACTGCAGGTCGATGCCTCCGGCGTGGATGTCGAAGCCCTCCCCCAGGTACTTGAGGCTCATGGCCGAGCACTCGATGTGCCAGCCCGGGTACCCCTCACCCCAGGGGCTGGGCCAGCGCATGATGTGCTCGGGTTCGGCCCGCTTCCAAAGCGCCCAGTCGCGCGGGTCTTCCTTCTCGCCGCGCACCTCGACGCGGGCCCCAGCCTGCTGGTCTTCGAGCCGCCGCCCCGAGAGCTTGCCGTAGTCGGGCCACTTGGCGGCGCGGAAGTAGACCGAGCCGTTCACCTCGTAGGCGTAACCGCGGTCGAGGAGTTCCTTGGTGAGCTCGATCTGCTCGATGATGTGGCCGCTGGCGCGGGGGGTGATGCTGGGCTTGGCGACGTTGAGGGCGTCGGTGTCTTCGAAGTAGCGCCAGAAGTACTTGTCGGCGACCTCCATGGGCTCGAGCCTCTCCAGCTTGGCCCGCTTGGCGATCTTGTCCTCGCCTTCGTCGGCGTCGTCGGTGAGGTGCCCCACGTCGGTAACGTTGGAGACGAAGCGCACCCGGTAACCCTCGTGCATGAGCCAGCGGCGCAACACGTCGTAGACGACCGCGGCCCGCCCGTGGCCCAGGTGGGCGTCGGAGTAGACCGTGGGCCCGCAAACGTAGATCCCCACGTGGCCCGGCGTCGCGGGCACGAACTCCACTTTCTTGCGCTGCATGGTGTCGTACAGGTAAAACGGCATGGGACCTCCTAAGGCACGGTTCGAGGGCTGGACTGTGGGGGAATCCAGAAACGAGGGGCTAACGCCGACATCGGCGCCCGGTCCTCATCATGCCCGGATTCTATCACGCGTCGGCCAGGCAACGGTCCTTTAGCCCCTGCAGGAAGCTCTCGATGTTCTCTTGCATCAGCTTCTTGACGAGCTTCTGCAGCAGCGCGCCGAACATCGGCAGGTTGAGCTCGTAGTCGAGGGTCAGCTTGACGCGGGTCGCGTCCTCGCCCTCGGGGGTGAAGACCCAGGTGCCCTCGTACTTGTCGAAGTCACCCTCTTCGCTGTAGAAGCGGTTCCTCAGGTTGGCGTCGTCCCACTCCTCCACCTCGGTCCACTGCACCTTCTTGCCCATGGCCACGGCCAGGTAGTGGGTCACCGAGCGCTCGGGGGTTTGCTCGAGCACCTTGAGTTCTTTGACGTCTTTCAGGTAAGGGGCCAGCCCTTCCAGGTCCTTGGCCGCGGCGTAAACCCCGGCCGCCGGCCTGGGAATCACGATCTCGGCTTCTACGGTCGGCATAGGCCCGTTTTACTTC from Oceanithermus desulfurans harbors:
- the cysS gene encoding cysteine--tRNA ligase, with the protein product MPFYLYDTMQRKKVEFVPATPGHVGIYVCGPTVYSDAHLGHGRAAVVYDVLRRWLMHEGYRVRFVSNVTDVGHLTDDADEGEDKIAKRAKLERLEPMEVADKYFWRYFEDTDALNVAKPSITPRASGHIIEQIELTKELLDRGYAYEVNGSVYFRAAKWPDYGKLSGRRLEDQQAGARVEVRGEKEDPRDWALWKRAEPEHIMRWPSPWGEGYPGWHIECSAMSLKYLGEGFDIHAGGIDLQFPHHECEIAQAEAAGHAFARYWMHHNHVLLNGEKMAKSTGNFITLRELLERHEPMVVRLYLLQSHYRSVLDLTEAGLEAAARAYFRLLEAYRSLRSGLERAREGTLAALEEAIDRLEAAFAEAMNDDLGTPEALAALFSFLPELNKALAAAQGRASLERALETLERLGEGVLGLFPARVLEARLEGPLLEGLIELLLEQREAARSRRDFPAADAIRARLGELGVVVEDTPHGAKWRLAPR
- a CDS encoding type II toxin-antitoxin system RatA family toxin, which codes for MPTVEAEIVIPRPAAGVYAAAKDLEGLAPYLKDVKELKVLEQTPERSVTHYLAVAMGKKVQWTEVEEWDDANLRNRFYSEEGDFDKYEGTWVFTPEGEDATRVKLTLDYELNLPMFGALLQKLVKKLMQENIESFLQGLKDRCLADA